In Blastopirellula sediminis, the following proteins share a genomic window:
- a CDS encoding DUF423 domain-containing protein, translating into MAKFVLVLAAICGLTGVAAGALGDHALQSYLESNQITEVDKPRERLEIGVRYQMYHAAALLGVGVLLLASDRGRVFALIAALGFLVGVLAFSGTLYYIAFTQNEAVVMLVPFGGMAYLAGWAALIIAGLQARPHGLEEE; encoded by the coding sequence ATGGCGAAATTCGTACTTGTTCTGGCGGCGATCTGCGGTTTAACCGGCGTGGCGGCCGGAGCTCTCGGCGATCACGCACTTCAGTCGTATCTCGAATCGAATCAGATCACCGAGGTCGACAAGCCGCGGGAACGTTTGGAAATCGGCGTCCGTTACCAGATGTATCACGCAGCCGCGCTGCTCGGCGTCGGGGTGCTGCTGTTGGCCAGCGATCGGGGACGCGTGTTCGCGCTGATTGCGGCGCTCGGCTTTCTGGTCGGCGTTCTCGCCTTTTCGGGTACCCTGTACTACATCGCGTTCACGCAAAACGAAGCGGTCGTGATGCTCGTTCCCTTTGGCGGAATGGCCTATTTAGCAGGCTGGGCCGCGCTGATCATCGCCGGGCTGCAAGCTCGGCCTCATGGCCTGGAAGAAGAGTAG
- a CDS encoding general secretion pathway protein GspD, producing the protein MKSLTYCLVATALMWSAAQAQDFGNLADLQKQQDMLRDARQAMRRGDLDQAESLINSASQLQAPNDPLYDKFRDTPEKAKATLEQMRFAKMPGQNELTAAMRGNPQLEAETLIGQARTALANGQSLAAVELYHKAAKLNVQLPPGAYDVDRLREDLITAGIQPSMLMAQAAPMRTPPVAEPSSMDNPYADQYGPNSFQASSGDSAKRLMLDARRELARSNMAVAHRLVDQARNLGVVFPAGQDSPEKIEDLIRRTEAVYRNPPGPEAGKMFAAVMLEQAAGLIAYDQLGDAERLIRQAEQLGGDYSQARFTPDQLKGEIARRSQNVGAGPVGNLPPANVPAGASAHDQQQAVLAQAKAAMDGGNMAAAEMYFEQAKTIRVNPREYVAGDLRPEIMMMELDRARGGVRQASGEETAGFAGSQSIYQPEFDQSRNVPAGANMPMGGDMNAQWNAGGDSPGFRLLGDGELALKMGDKVRARQLFEAAWNHKDALDPQSRQRLQDYLRYSTQPLGSEIKQTSTAPSALDAVDAEQAVLQRQLFAEVTREQSAADRMRESDPKGALELLEKLRTRVAESAVDSKVKDQLLARVDRSTDGLKNFIEINRAQIELDEQNRMVDESIRASRQQHVEVEARLVKITDQFNELMDQLRWEEAEVLARQAREIAPNEPIVQNMLWKATTARRMHSNMLLQEAKEKGFWTAMDNVEHSAIPYDDNNPITFSDPKQWSELTESRKKYDARTMQMSEDEQRIRKALKSPVDLKFNKQPLQTVVDTLASVVGINIIIDEAGLRSEGVTPSHEITINMNTPVRLESALLHILQPLRLAYVIEGEALKITGESFRSRKMIQQTYQVADLVIPIPNFMPSYNLGLAGALKSAYETIGYGGIQSLPAPNGLSTFAGGGPSPNGQVLGQNLPPGLIPGVGMGGSGQVQSGVPQGGNFGFPAMGGPGGMGGGVQPDFDSLIQLITTTIEPESWEELGGPGAVQPFATNLSLVVSQTQEVHDKIADLLEQLRRLQDLQVTIEVRFITLNDNFFERIGIDFDLDIKDNTAGIGVNRGSDGSPSITIGLDQEGNPTSDLDLSFSQNSFGNTVPAIGGLGAAAGSIGGSFGFAMLSDIEAFFVMQAAQSDLRSNVMQAPKVTLFNGQTAFVTDSTQRPFVTSVTPVVGDFAAAQQPVIVVLNEGTSLTVQAVVSADRRFVRLTLIPMFSQIGDVEEFTFEGTSSSRTDSSVQDPDAADGGTTDDSEEETSTGTTVQQPEFSIITVTTTVSVPDGGTVLLGGIKRLSEERREAGVPVVSKLPYINRLFRNVGIGRSTQSLMMMVTPRIIIQEEEEEKLGLGDIGS; encoded by the coding sequence GTGAAATCGTTGACGTACTGCCTGGTTGCGACCGCATTGATGTGGTCCGCCGCCCAGGCGCAAGACTTCGGCAATCTAGCCGACTTGCAAAAACAGCAAGATATGCTTCGCGATGCTCGTCAGGCGATGCGGCGCGGCGATCTGGACCAAGCGGAGTCGCTGATCAACAGCGCCTCGCAGCTCCAGGCGCCGAACGATCCTCTGTATGACAAGTTTCGCGACACGCCCGAAAAGGCGAAGGCGACGCTCGAGCAGATGCGGTTCGCCAAAATGCCAGGGCAGAACGAACTGACCGCCGCCATGCGAGGCAATCCGCAATTGGAAGCGGAGACCTTGATCGGGCAGGCTCGCACCGCTCTGGCGAACGGGCAATCGCTCGCCGCGGTCGAACTGTACCACAAGGCCGCCAAGCTGAACGTTCAGCTGCCGCCGGGCGCCTATGACGTCGATCGTCTTCGCGAAGACCTGATCACGGCCGGCATTCAGCCGAGCATGTTGATGGCCCAAGCCGCTCCGATGCGGACGCCGCCGGTCGCCGAACCGTCTTCGATGGACAACCCCTACGCCGATCAATACGGCCCCAACAGCTTCCAAGCGTCGAGCGGCGACTCGGCCAAGCGGTTGATGTTGGACGCTCGTCGCGAACTGGCTCGCAGCAACATGGCCGTCGCTCATCGACTGGTCGATCAAGCTCGCAACCTGGGAGTCGTCTTTCCGGCTGGCCAGGATTCGCCCGAGAAAATTGAAGATCTGATTCGCCGCACCGAAGCGGTTTATCGTAATCCGCCGGGACCGGAAGCGGGCAAAATGTTCGCCGCCGTCATGCTGGAACAAGCGGCCGGTTTGATCGCCTACGATCAACTGGGAGACGCCGAACGACTGATTCGCCAGGCCGAACAACTCGGCGGCGACTACAGCCAAGCCCGTTTCACGCCGGATCAGCTGAAGGGCGAAATCGCTCGTCGTTCGCAAAACGTCGGCGCCGGACCGGTTGGTAACCTGCCGCCGGCGAATGTGCCTGCGGGAGCTTCGGCTCACGATCAACAACAAGCCGTTTTGGCTCAGGCCAAGGCTGCGATGGACGGCGGAAACATGGCCGCCGCCGAAATGTACTTTGAACAAGCCAAAACGATTCGCGTCAATCCTCGCGAATACGTCGCCGGCGACCTGCGTCCGGAAATCATGATGATGGAACTCGACCGCGCTCGCGGCGGAGTCCGTCAGGCTTCGGGCGAAGAGACCGCCGGATTCGCCGGTTCGCAAAGCATCTATCAGCCGGAATTCGACCAGTCGCGTAACGTTCCGGCCGGCGCCAACATGCCGATGGGCGGCGACATGAACGCCCAGTGGAACGCCGGCGGCGACAGCCCGGGCTTCCGTTTGCTGGGAGACGGCGAACTCGCGCTGAAGATGGGAGACAAGGTTCGCGCCCGCCAACTGTTTGAGGCGGCCTGGAACCACAAAGACGCGCTGGATCCGCAAAGCCGTCAACGTTTGCAAGACTACCTGCGTTACAGCACGCAGCCGTTGGGTAGCGAAATCAAGCAAACCAGCACCGCTCCGTCGGCGCTGGACGCCGTCGACGCCGAACAAGCGGTCCTGCAGCGTCAGCTGTTCGCCGAGGTGACTCGCGAGCAGTCGGCCGCCGACCGGATGCGTGAATCGGATCCGAAGGGCGCCCTGGAATTGCTGGAAAAGCTTCGCACTCGCGTCGCCGAATCGGCGGTCGATTCTAAGGTGAAGGATCAGTTGCTCGCTCGCGTTGATCGCAGCACGGACGGGCTGAAGAACTTCATCGAGATCAATCGCGCTCAAATCGAACTGGACGAGCAGAATCGCATGGTCGACGAGTCGATCCGCGCGAGCCGTCAGCAGCACGTCGAAGTGGAAGCTCGCCTGGTCAAGATTACCGACCAGTTCAATGAACTGATGGATCAGCTCCGGTGGGAAGAAGCGGAAGTTCTGGCTCGCCAGGCCCGCGAAATCGCTCCGAACGAGCCGATCGTGCAGAACATGCTGTGGAAAGCGACGACCGCTCGCCGCATGCACAGCAACATGTTGCTGCAAGAGGCGAAGGAAAAGGGTTTCTGGACGGCGATGGACAACGTCGAACATTCGGCGATTCCGTACGACGACAACAACCCGATTACCTTCTCGGATCCGAAGCAATGGAGCGAACTGACCGAGTCGCGTAAGAAGTACGACGCTCGCACCATGCAGATGAGCGAAGATGAGCAGCGGATTCGCAAGGCTCTGAAATCGCCGGTCGATCTGAAGTTCAACAAGCAGCCGCTGCAAACGGTCGTCGACACGCTGGCCAGCGTCGTCGGGATCAACATCATCATCGATGAAGCGGGCTTGCGTAGCGAAGGGGTGACCCCGAGCCACGAGATCACGATCAACATGAACACGCCGGTTCGCCTGGAAAGTGCTCTGCTGCACATCCTGCAGCCGCTGCGTCTGGCCTATGTGATCGAAGGGGAAGCCCTGAAGATCACCGGCGAGTCGTTCCGCAGCCGCAAGATGATCCAACAGACCTATCAGGTTGCGGACCTCGTGATTCCGATTCCGAACTTCATGCCCAGCTACAACCTTGGTTTGGCTGGCGCCTTGAAATCGGCCTACGAAACGATCGGTTACGGCGGCATCCAATCGCTGCCGGCGCCGAACGGCCTGTCGACCTTCGCCGGCGGCGGTCCGAGCCCGAATGGCCAGGTCCTCGGCCAAAACCTGCCGCCGGGTCTGATCCCGGGCGTTGGTATGGGTGGCAGCGGCCAGGTGCAGTCCGGCGTTCCGCAAGGTGGGAACTTCGGTTTCCCGGCCATGGGCGGTCCGGGCGGCATGGGCGGCGGCGTCCAGCCTGACTTCGACTCGCTCATCCAGTTGATCACCACGACCATTGAACCGGAATCGTGGGAAGAATTGGGTGGTCCGGGCGCCGTGCAGCCGTTCGCGACCAACTTGAGCCTGGTCGTTAGCCAGACTCAGGAAGTTCACGACAAGATCGCGGACCTGCTCGAACAGCTGCGTCGTCTGCAAGACTTGCAGGTGACGATCGAAGTTCGCTTCATCACCCTCAACGACAACTTCTTTGAACGTATCGGTATCGACTTCGATCTCGACATCAAAGACAACACGGCGGGTATCGGCGTGAACCGCGGTAGCGACGGTAGCCCGTCGATCACCATCGGTCTCGACCAGGAAGGTAACCCGACGTCGGACCTCGACTTGTCATTCTCGCAGAACAGCTTCGGCAATACGGTGCCCGCCATCGGCGGTCTCGGGGCCGCGGCCGGTTCGATCGGCGGTAGCTTCGGCTTCGCCATGCTCAGCGACATTGAAGCGTTCTTCGTCATGCAGGCCGCCCAAAGCGACTTGCGGTCGAACGTGATGCAAGCTCCGAAGGTGACGTTGTTCAACGGTCAGACGGCGTTCGTAACTGACTCGACGCAGCGTCCGTTCGTCACCAGCGTTACGCCGGTGGTCGGCGACTTCGCCGCGGCCCAGCAGCCGGTGATCGTGGTTCTGAATGAAGGAACCTCGCTCACGGTTCAAGCGGTCGTCTCCGCGGATCGTCGCTTCGTCCGCTTGACGCTGATTCCGATGTTCAGCCAGATCGGCGACGTCGAAGAGTTCACCTTCGAGGGAACCTCGTCCTCGCGTACCGACTCGAGCGTCCAAGACCCGGACGCGGCTGACGGCGGTACGACCGACGACTCGGAAGAAGAGACTTCGACTGGTACGACGGTTCAGCAGCCGGAATTCTCGATCATCACCGTGACCACGACGGTCAGCGTGCCGGACGGCGGTACGGTGTTGCTCGGCGGCATCAAGCGTCTCAGCGAAGAACGCCGCGAAGCGGGCGTGCCGGTTGTGAGCAAACTGCCTTACATCAACCGTTTGTTCCGCAACGTCGGTATCGGTCGCTCGACGCAAAGCCTCATGATGATGGTGACTCCGCGTATCATCATTCAAGAGGAAGAAGAAGAAAAACTCGGCCTGGGAGACATCGGCTCCTAG
- a CDS encoding transglutaminase-like domain-containing protein, with product MRRFSVSCVLYLAFASVACGAETESLHPAQDYRAKRSEPVQHDVDFSIVVTPPYHTHKLQVWVPVPQTSAGQEIGSSEWSTFPLDVTPTIHVEPKYGNKFAYFEFDDPQGAQIIRHRFQAKVWQLDWKIDPLQVRTVDSWPTAFDKYRGGESQAVVVDERFSKLAEEVVPTLGNPLDNMESIMDYVIRDFRYDHVDASLQASSLHALTNRHGHCSDYHGFCASMGRALGYPTRVTYGLSLFPKNSPSHCKLEAFLPPYGWVSFDVSETQKLMASIQQDEMIGAEEKNQLLAAAKNRLTSGFRENAWLLQTQGTDYELAPKASRPVPVVRTAYVEADGVPLPEPDPANVEKKEFAWMTAHKYVADREVVNSFKDRETLNAYTK from the coding sequence ATGCGGCGTTTTTCCGTTTCCTGCGTTCTCTATCTCGCATTTGCATCCGTCGCCTGCGGCGCCGAAACGGAGTCGCTCCATCCGGCGCAAGACTATCGCGCCAAGCGCAGCGAACCGGTTCAACATGACGTCGATTTTTCCATCGTCGTGACCCCTCCTTACCACACGCATAAGTTGCAAGTCTGGGTTCCGGTTCCGCAGACAAGCGCTGGCCAAGAGATTGGTTCCAGCGAGTGGTCGACTTTTCCGCTGGACGTAACGCCGACGATTCACGTCGAACCGAAATACGGCAACAAGTTCGCCTACTTTGAATTCGATGATCCGCAAGGAGCGCAGATCATTCGTCACCGTTTTCAAGCCAAGGTCTGGCAGCTCGATTGGAAGATTGATCCGCTACAAGTGCGCACCGTCGATTCATGGCCGACGGCCTTCGACAAATATCGCGGCGGCGAATCGCAAGCGGTGGTCGTCGACGAGCGTTTCAGCAAACTCGCAGAAGAAGTCGTTCCGACGCTCGGCAATCCGCTCGACAACATGGAATCGATCATGGACTACGTGATCCGCGACTTCCGCTACGATCATGTCGACGCTTCGCTACAAGCCAGTTCGCTACACGCCCTAACGAATCGACATGGTCATTGCAGCGACTACCACGGTTTTTGCGCTTCGATGGGAAGAGCGCTTGGTTATCCGACGCGCGTGACCTACGGACTCTCCCTCTTTCCGAAGAACTCCCCGTCCCACTGCAAGCTCGAAGCATTCTTGCCTCCCTATGGCTGGGTCAGTTTCGACGTGTCGGAAACGCAAAAGTTAATGGCGTCGATTCAGCAGGACGAAATGATCGGCGCAGAGGAGAAGAATCAATTGCTCGCCGCCGCAAAGAATCGGCTGACAAGCGGCTTCCGTGAAAACGCTTGGCTCCTGCAAACCCAAGGGACCGACTATGAATTGGCGCCGAAAGCGAGTCGCCCCGTTCCGGTCGTCCGAACCGCCTATGTCGAGGCGGATGGCGTGCCGCTGCCGGAACCCGATCCGGCCAACGTTGAGAAAAAGGAATTCGCCTGGATGACGGCCCACAAGTACGTCGCCGATCGGGAAGTCGTCAATTCATTCAAAGATCGGGAAACGCTAAACGCCTACACGAAGTAG